GCGGCACGAGGACCTGGCGATCATCATCGAGGAGGCGCGGCGGATGGAGGGGATCCTGGCGCGGATCCGTCAGGACGTCCGCCTGGCGCGCAGCCCGGCGAAGGAAAGGGTCGATCCGGCCGGCGTCGTGCACGACGCCGTCGCCAGGTACACCGACCTCGCCCGCGAGGAAGGGGTCGGCCTGGTCGCCGCCGCCGAGCCGGGACTGCCGGCCGTCCGCGGCAGCCGCGAGATCCTGCTGGAGGTGCTCGACAACCTGCTGCGGAACGCTTTCGACGCGATCGGCGCCGGCGGGCACGTGTCCGTCAATGCGCGCCGGATCAAGGAGGCGATCCACATCGTCGTCGAGGACGATGGTCCGGGCATAGCGCCCGACTGTCTCGAACGTATCTTCGAGCCGTTCTTCACCACGAAAGTCGGCGGGACCGGTCTCGGCCTGCCTCTTTCGAAGAAGCTCGTCGTCCAGTGCGGCGGGGCGTTGAGCGCCGACAGCCGGCTGGGAGAGGGCTCGCGGTTCCGCATCGTCCTTCCTGTCTGGACGGCGGACGAGACGCGCCCGCAGAACGACGAAGGGGAGTGAGCGATGGCCGTGATTCTCGTCGTGGACGACGAGCCGCACCTCCGGCTCCTGTACCGCAAGGACCTCGAAGACGCGGGGCACACCGTCCTCGAAGCCGGATCGGCGGAGGAGGGGCTCAAGGCGTTCGCGGAGCGGCGTCCCGACTTGGTCGTGCTCGACGTGCGGATGCCGGGGATGAACGGACTCGAGGCGATGGCCCGGATTCTCGACCGCGACCGGCGGGTGCCGATCGTCCTCAACACCGCCTACGACTCGTATCGGGACGACTTCACCTCGTGGGCCGCCGACGCCTACGTCACCAAGGGCGCCGACACGGAAGAGCTTCTCCTTGTCGTGCGGCGGCTGCTCGAGGAGCGGGAACACCTCGGCCCCGGCGAGATGTGACTTTCCGCGTCGATCGGCCTCGCCTCGCGCCCCGTCCCGTCCCGCGCCGCGCTATGCTCCGCCCATGGACAAGACGATCCCGTCCCGCTCCGCGCTGCACCCCGACTATCTCAAGGGCGTCCTGACCTTCATCCTCGCCGGCGGCAAGGGGGAGCGGCTCTATCCGCTGACCCGCGACCGCGCGAAGCCGGCGGTGCCGTTCGGCGGCGCGTACCGGATCATCGACATCACCCTCTCCAACTGCGTCAACTCCGGTCTGCGGCGGATCTACCTCCTCTCGCAGTACAAGTCGTCGTCGTTGATGCGGCACATCGCGCAGGGGTGGGATCTCTTCACGGGAGAGTTGGGCGAGTTCATCTACACCGTTCCGCCGCAGCTCCGCGTGAGCAGCAACTGGTACCTCGGCACGGCCGACGCCCTCTTCCAAAACATCTACACGCTGGAGGAGGAACGGCCGGAGCTGGTGCTGATCCTCTCCGGCGACCACATCTACCGCATGGACTACCGGGACATGCTCGCCGAGCACCTCGACAACGACGCGGACGCGACGATGGCCGTGATCTCCGTCCCGGCGTCGGAGGCGAAGCGGTTCGGCGTCGTGCAGCACGACCCGGCCGGCTGGGTGACCGGCTTCCGCGAGAAGCCCTCCGACCTCGACCCGGACGGGCCGGACGTCGTGGCCAACATGGGGGTCTACCTCTTCAAGACCGAGGCGCTGGTCCGCGCCGTGAGCAAGGACGCGCGGCGCGAGGAGTCGAACCACGACTTCGGCAAGGACATCTTCCCGGCGCTCGTCGCCGGCGGCGCGAAGGTCCTGGCGCATCGCTTCCGCGGGGCGGGCCGGACGGCGCGCACCTACTGGCGGGACATCGGCACCATCGAGGCCTACTACGAGGCCAACATGGACCTCGTCTCCGTCTCGCCGCAGTTCAACCTCTACGAGGGCTCCTGGCCGCTGCGCACGAAGGCCTACCAAGGGCCGCCGGCGAAGTTCGTCTTCGCCGGGGGGGAGGCGGGACGCGTCGGCACGGCGCTCGACTCGCTCGTCTGCCCCGGCGTGATCGTCAGCGGCGGGCAGGTGGAGCGCTCGATCGTCGGTCCCGGCTGCCGGATCAACAGCTGGGCGCGGGTCGAGGACAGCATCCTGATGGACGGCGTCGAGGTCGGCCGCCACGCGGTCGTGCGGCGGGCGATCATCGACAAGGGGGTGACGATCCCGGCCGGCTACCAGATCGGCGTCGACCGCGCGGCCGACGAAGCGCGCTTCACGGTCGAAGGGGGGATCGTCCTCGTGCCGCGCGGCGAGCGGCTCTGAACGTTCCGCCGCGGCGCCGGTTCGCGCCGAGCGGCTTCCGCGCCGCGCCGCGGTTCTCGGCCCGGGGCGCGGGCTCAGCGGACGTCGTCGGGCGGGAAGAGCGTCAACTGGCGCGGATCCGGCAGGCGCGCGCCGCGCTTCGGCTTCTTGGGCCGCGACGCCGCGACGAGCGCCGGACGCAGCGCGGCGACGACGGCCGGCGGCGCCGGCGTCGGAGCGGGACGCGCCGCGCCGCGCGCCGGCCGATAGAGGCCGACGACCCGCGCGTAGGCGAGCAGCCGTTCGTTGAGCGCCCGGAACTCCTTGCCGTGGTTGAAATGCTCGAGGTGGGCGAGCTCGTGGCAGAGCGTCGCCAAGAGGCTGCTGTAGCGGAGGAAGCCGCCCGACATGCGCGAGCGGAGGCGGATCCGGATGTGCCCCTCGAGATCGCAGCAGCCGTAGATCCGCGCGTCGCGGCGGGTCTTGCCGATGCTCGCGTAGCGGAGCTCGAACGGCTCGGCGAGCGTCGCCGCGTCGCGGCGCAGCCGGTCGAGCAGCTCCTCCTCGTTGCGGCGATCCTCGCTCATGGAACGGGGAGGGTACCACCCGCGCGGAGGGGGCGCGGACGCCGTTTTCGCGGGCAGTTGTCGCAGCAGGAATCGCGACAGGCGTCGCCACGCGAGGCGGACGGAACGCTCCAATCGGCGGATTTCGGCGTCGACGCCGCGCGAGGGGTGCGGGGGAGACTTCGTCGTCGGCGCGCGGCGCGGACCGGACGCTCGTCCCGCGCGCGGATCGGAGTGGTCGGCGCGCACGCGGCGGCGGATCAGCGCCCGCGCGACGCGAGGACGCGGAGCAGGCGGCGCAGCGTCGCCGCGTCGAGCGCCCCCGCGCGGGCGAGGCGCCGCGCGCCGGAGCGGGCCAGCGCGAGGTGCGCTTCGAGCGGGTCGTCCGGAACGGCGCGCCGCGCCGCGGCCAAGTGGGCGGCGAGCGTCGCCGCGTCGCCGCGCGCGACCGGTCCGGTCAAGGCCCGGGCGGCGCCGAGCGCGCGGTAGTTCGCCACCGCGCCCGCCGCGAGCGCGGCGAGGAGGGCGCGGGCGGCGCGCGGCGCGCATCCCGCGACGCGGAGCGCGTCCTCGGCGTCGCCGAGAAGCGCGGTCAGATCGCCCGCCGCGAAGACGGCGGCGAGGTGGACCAAGGGGCGCCGCGCGTCGTCCACGGCGAGCGGGACCATTCCGAGGGCGCGGGCGGCGGCTCGGGCGGCGCGCAGGCCGGCCGGATCGCCGGAGACGGTGGCCGTCGCGCCGGCGAGCCGCTCCGCGGAGCGGGGACCGAGCAGGCCGACGACGGGGTGGAGCACGCCGAGGCCGGCGCCGGAGGCGCGCAGCGGCGCGAGCGGCGTCGCGTCGCGGGCGCCGGCGGTGTGGAGGACGGCGCGCGGCGCGGACGACGCGGGCCACGCGCGGGCGAGCCGCCCGGCGATCGATTTCAGGGCGTCGTCGCCGACGGCGACGACGACGAGGCGCGCCCCGTCGAGCAGCGGCGCGAGTTCGACGAACGCTTCGGCGCCGGCGGCGCGGGCCGTTCGCCGCGCGCGGGCCGGATCGCGGTCCCAAAGGCGCACGCCGAATCCGGCGCGGACGAAGCCGGCGGCGAGCGCGCCCCCCGCGCGTCCCGCCCCGACGATCGCGACCACGGCCTTCGCGCGCCGCGAGGCCGCGGAAGCGGCGGGACGAGCTTTGCCGCGCGCGCCGACGTTGCCGCCGTCGGCCTTGGCGCGCCGCGAGGTCGAGGACGCCGCGGGACGAGCTTTGCCGCGCACGCCGACGTTGCCGCCGTCGGCCTTGGCGCGCCGCGAGGTCGCCGCCGCGCGCGCGCCCCGCTTCACCGCGGCCGCTCCGCGAGTTCGAACGGAACGCCGCCGAGGACCTCCCAGGCCGCGCGCATGTCCGCGGGCCACGGGGCCTCGAAGACCATCCGCGCGCCGGTGCGGGGATGCGCGAAGGCGAGGTGCACGGCGTGGAGCAGCGGGCGGTCGAGGGCTTGGAGCGCGTGCCGCTTCCGCTGGTCGTGGACCGACGCCTCGCGCCGTCCGCCGTACGTGTCGTCCCCGACGACCGGGTGGCCGATCGCCGCCATGTGGACGCGCACCTGATGCGTGCGCCCGGTGTAGATCCGCACCTCGAGCCAGGCGAAGCCGGGCACGGCGCCGCGCACGCGGTAGAGGCTCCGCGCGGCGCGGCCGTGCAGCGGCCGCGTGGACATCTTGATTCGGCTGGACGGGTCGCGGCCGACCGGAAGGTCGATCTCCGCCTCGTCTTCCGCCGGACGGCCCCAGACGATCGTGTGGTAGAGCTTCTCGACCTCGCGCGCCGCGAACTGGCGCTGCAGCGCCGCGTGCGCCGCCTCGGTCTTGGCGACGACCATCGCGCCGGTCGTCCCCTTGTCGAGGCGGTGGACCAGCCCCGCGCGCCCCGGACCGCCCACGCCGCCGATCTCCGGCACGTGGTTCAGCAGCGCCGCGGCGAGCGTCGGCCCGGTCTCTCCCGCGCCGGGGTGGACGACCAGGCCGGCCGGCTTGTTCAGCACCAGCAGGTCGTCGTCCTCGTAGAGCAGCGCGAGCGGCAGGTCGGCCGGCTCGAGGCGCTTCTCCTCGAGCGGCGGCACCTCGACCGTCGCCGTCCATCCGGCCTCGACCGGCTCCGACGGCTTGGCCGCGCGGCCGTCGAGCAGCGCGCCGCCGGACTTGATCAGTTCGGCCAGGCGGGAACGCGAGACGTCGGGAATCCGCGCGGCGAGGAAACGGTCGAAGCGGCCGCCCGCCTCGGTCTCCTCGACGACGAAGGCGAAGCGGCGCGGCTCGCTCATCCGTTCCTCTTGCCGCTCTTCGGCGGTTTGGCCGACTTCGGCGCGGCCGGCGCCGCGGCGGACGTCGCGGGGACCGGCGCGGCCTGCGGCGCGCGGCGGCGGAGGTAGATCCACGCCGCGAGCGCCAGCGGGAAGACGGCGAGCGAGATCAACTGGC
This region of bacterium genomic DNA includes:
- a CDS encoding response regulator, with amino-acid sequence MAVILVVDDEPHLRLLYRKDLEDAGHTVLEAGSAEEGLKAFAERRPDLVVLDVRMPGMNGLEAMARILDRDRRVPIVLNTAYDSYRDDFTSWAADAYVTKGADTEELLLVVRRLLEEREHLGPGEM
- the glgC gene encoding glucose-1-phosphate adenylyltransferase, with protein sequence MDKTIPSRSALHPDYLKGVLTFILAGGKGERLYPLTRDRAKPAVPFGGAYRIIDITLSNCVNSGLRRIYLLSQYKSSSLMRHIAQGWDLFTGELGEFIYTVPPQLRVSSNWYLGTADALFQNIYTLEEERPELVLILSGDHIYRMDYRDMLAEHLDNDADATMAVISVPASEAKRFGVVQHDPAGWVTGFREKPSDLDPDGPDVVANMGVYLFKTEALVRAVSKDARREESNHDFGKDIFPALVAGGAKVLAHRFRGAGRTARTYWRDIGTIEAYYEANMDLVSVSPQFNLYEGSWPLRTKAYQGPPAKFVFAGGEAGRVGTALDSLVCPGVIVSGGQVERSIVGPGCRINSWARVEDSILMDGVEVGRHAVVRRAIIDKGVTIPAGYQIGVDRAADEARFTVEGGIVLVPRGERL
- a CDS encoding DUF45 domain-containing protein — its product is MSEDRRNEEELLDRLRRDAATLAEPFELRYASIGKTRRDARIYGCCDLEGHIRIRLRSRMSGGFLRYSSLLATLCHELAHLEHFNHGKEFRALNERLLAYARVVGLYRPARGAARPAPTPAPPAVVAALRPALVAASRPKKPKRGARLPDPRQLTLFPPDDVR
- a CDS encoding DUF2520 domain-containing protein; its protein translation is MKRGARAAATSRRAKADGGNVGVRGKARPAASSTSRRAKADGGNVGARGKARPAASAASRRAKAVVAIVGAGRAGGALAAGFVRAGFGVRLWDRDPARARRTARAAGAEAFVELAPLLDGARLVVVAVGDDALKSIAGRLARAWPASSAPRAVLHTAGARDATPLAPLRASGAGLGVLHPVVGLLGPRSAERLAGATATVSGDPAGLRAARAAARALGMVPLAVDDARRPLVHLAAVFAAGDLTALLGDAEDALRVAGCAPRAARALLAALAAGAVANYRALGAARALTGPVARGDAATLAAHLAAARRAVPDDPLEAHLALARSGARRLARAGALDAATLRRLLRVLASRGR
- a CDS encoding RluA family pseudouridine synthase, giving the protein MSEPRRFAFVVEETEAGGRFDRFLAARIPDVSRSRLAELIKSGGALLDGRAAKPSEPVEAGWTATVEVPPLEEKRLEPADLPLALLYEDDDLLVLNKPAGLVVHPGAGETGPTLAAALLNHVPEIGGVGGPGRAGLVHRLDKGTTGAMVVAKTEAAHAALQRQFAAREVEKLYHTIVWGRPAEDEAEIDLPVGRDPSSRIKMSTRPLHGRAARSLYRVRGAVPGFAWLEVRIYTGRTHQVRVHMAAIGHPVVGDDTYGGRREASVHDQRKRHALQALDRPLLHAVHLAFAHPRTGARMVFEAPWPADMRAAWEVLGGVPFELAERPR